A DNA window from Rhizobium sp. NXC14 contains the following coding sequences:
- the phoU gene encoding phosphate signaling complex protein PhoU: MASTHIYSAYDDDLKFLSRRISEMGGLAEQMVAESVRALVNGDTALAQKVISDDVILDHTEREIGDKAIVTIARRQPMAADLREIMGSIRIAADLERVGDLGKNTAKRVIAVQSTGVPRKLARGLEHLSELALVQLKEVLDVYTTRAADKATAIRERDNEIDAMYTSLFRELLTYMMEDPRNITSCTHLLFCAKNIERIGDHATNIAETIYYMATGAQPEGDRPKDDSANTVGAATE, encoded by the coding sequence ATGGCATCGACACATATTTATTCTGCCTATGATGATGATCTGAAGTTCCTTTCCAGGCGGATTTCCGAAATGGGCGGCCTGGCCGAACAGATGGTCGCCGAATCGGTCCGGGCGCTGGTCAACGGCGATACCGCGCTGGCGCAGAAGGTCATCTCCGACGACGTGATCCTCGATCATACCGAGCGCGAAATCGGCGACAAGGCGATCGTCACCATCGCCCGCCGTCAGCCGATGGCGGCGGACCTGCGCGAAATCATGGGTTCGATCCGCATCGCCGCCGATCTCGAACGCGTCGGCGACCTCGGCAAGAACACCGCCAAGCGCGTCATCGCCGTGCAGAGCACCGGCGTGCCCCGCAAGCTCGCCCGCGGTCTCGAGCATCTCTCCGAGCTGGCGCTTGTCCAGCTCAAGGAAGTGCTCGACGTCTATACGACACGCGCTGCCGACAAGGCGACCGCCATCCGCGAACGCGACAACGAGATCGACGCCATGTACACCTCGCTGTTCCGCGAGCTCTTGACCTACATGATGGAAGATCCGCGCAACATCACGAGCTGCACGCATCTGCTCTTCTGCGCCAAGAACATCGAACGCATCGGCGACCATGCCACCAACATCGCCGAGACGATCTACTACATGGCAACAGGCGCCCAGCCGGAAGGTGATCGCCCGAAGGATGACAGCGCCAACACCGTCGGCGCCGCGACGGAATAA